One genomic window of Paramormyrops kingsleyae isolate MSU_618 chromosome 20, PKINGS_0.4, whole genome shotgun sequence includes the following:
- the LOC111853740 gene encoding 5-hydroxytryptamine receptor 7, with product MFVDFNGSFLVVNTRSYMAEERVKELRNDGMISGTVNARLPAAQTTPATLPTSSMVENDTRCGEQILSHGNMEKVLIGVILTMLTVLTICGNLLVVISVCFVKKLRQPSNYLIVSLAVADLSVALAVMPFVSITDLIGGQWIFGKFFCNVFIAMDVMCCTASILTLCVISIDRYLGITKPLTYPMRQSGRCMAKIILSVWLLSASITLPPLFGWAQNVNDNKVCLISQDVGYTIYSTAVAFYIPMSVMLIMYHRIYRAAKVSAAKHNIAGFPRPEEEDSVDCVSAALKLHKEAEECASFSQLLRADRRNISVFKREQKAATTLGIVVGAFSICWLPFFVLSTARPFICGVRCSCVPLWVERTLLWLGYANSLINPFIYAFFNRDLRTTYRNLLRCRYRNINRKLSAASMQEALKLAERNDSML from the exons ATGTTCGTCGATTTCAATGGCAGTTTTCTCGTCGTTAACACGAGGTCGTACATGGCAGAAGAGAGAGTTAAGGAACTTCGCAATGACGGCATGATCTCGGGGACGGTGAACGCGCGCCTGCCGGCTGCGCAGACAACACCCGCGACTTTGCCAACTTCCAGCATGGTGGAGAATGACACGAGGTGCGGGGAGCAGATCCTGAGCCACGGCAACATGGAGAAAGTGCTCATTGGGGTAATACTCACCATGCTTACCGTTCTCACCATCTGTGGGAATTTGCTGGTGGTTATTTCGGTGTGTTTTGTCAAAAAGCTGCGGCAGCCATCTAATTATCTGATAGTCTCTTTAGCCGTGGCGGACCTCTCGGTGGCGCTGGCCGTGATGCCCTTTGTCAGCATTACCGACCTTATTGGCGGACAGTGGATTTTTGGCAAGTTCTTCTGCAACGTTTTCATTGCCATGGATGTCATGTGCTGCACTGCCTCCATCCTGACGCTCTGTGTAATAAGTATAGACAG GTACCTTGGCATAACAAAGCCCTTAACATACCCAATGAGACAGAGCGGCAGGTGTATGGCCAAAATAATACTGTCTGTCTGGCTCTTGTCTGCCTCGATCACTCTACCACCTTTATTCGGCTGGGCGCAGAATGTAAATGATAACAAAGTGTGTCTGATCAGCCAGGACGTTGGCTACACCATCTATTCCACCGCCGTGGCTTTCTACATCCCCATGTCGGTGATGCTGATCATGTACCACAGAATATATAGGGCGGCCAAGGTGAGCGCAGCCAAACACAACATCGCCGGATTCCCTCGGCCGGAGGAAGAGGACAGTGTGGACTGCGTCTCGGCCGCCCTGAAGCTGCACAAGGAGGCGGAGGAATGCGCAAGCTTCTCGCAGCTCCTGCGCGCCGACCGGAGGAACATCTCGGTCTTCAAGAGGGAGCAGAAGGCTGCCACAACTTTGGGCATCGTAGTGGGGGCGTTTAGCATCTGCTGGCTTCCCTTCTTCGTGCTGTCCACCGCCCGTCCGTTTATCTGCGGGGTGCGGTGCAGTTGCGTCCCCTTGTGGGTGGAACGTACGTTGCTGTGGTTGGGCTACGCCAACTCGCTGATAAATCCCTTCATCTATGCCTTCTTCAACCGCGACCTGAGGACCACCTACCGCAATCTGCTCCGCTGCAGGTACAGAAACATAAACCGCAAGCTGTCCGCCGCCAGCATGCAGGAGGCCCTCAAGCTTGCCGAACGAAACGACTCCATGCTTTAG